The genomic region CGCTGCTCTATCCAACTGAGCTACGGGGGCATGGTTGAATATCATATAGTTGCGCGCTCCCAGGGACAAGCGCTTTTTCGGCGTAGTGGAATAACGGCGAAGTTGTCTAGGCATTTCCCTCCTTGACTTAGCGATGCAACCAGCTCAGGCTGAATAAGACAATTCTATACACATCTGCCGACGGCCTCCTGGAAGGCCCGACCGCCGCCATTTGTGAGAAAGGCGGTCGCTCTATGGCGGACTCTCCGGATAAATCTGTTCGCAATCAAGTCCAGACCCACCTGCGTGCTTCTGATCGCATGCTCCTGTCAATCGAACCGCACTTGCTGACCGAGGAAATGCAAATTGCCAGGGACTCGATACGACGACTGAAGCAGATGATCACTCTCCAGCAAGACCGTCTGAAGAAGGCACGGCATCAGCCAGGAGGAAGTTCCTCCCACGCACGTCGATTGCGAGCCTCTACGGTGGATGCGCTCTCAATATGCAAGCTCACACTCCTGCAATTAAAACAAAGTGCTGACCAGCTCAAAATCGCTTGGGCTTCGCTCGACGATTAGTAGAGGACCGCCGACTCATGGGATTACGAAGGAACAAGAAGGACGGAGCAGACAGCGTACAGGAGATTCCGGCCCACCAATTAATCGCTCACTTTATGTCGGCAAGTGTGCCGCTGGAGCAGTACTTACAACGAGGAAAGCCGCTAACACTCCAGGAAATCGACTTGATCTCACTGACCGTCATGGGTCTCCAGACGTTTATCGAGGTATGGAAACGAAAAAAATCCATTCCTATTAAGTAGAAATCGGTTTTACTCCTTCCCGTGTAAGTTCCTCTTTTACTACCGCGCTGCGAGCAAGACCGGTTTTTCCGCTTCGGAAGACGGAACACACGCAATCCCTTCGACTGCCTTCGCCTTATGAGCAGGGAGAGGTGGGTAAAGCGTTCGACTGTCGCGAGCGCAATCCACGAAGATAGGTATCAGGCAGGTGACTGTCAATGAACAGATGACTCACCCTCCTTTGCCGAACCAAGCAGTTCCTTTTTCGATGGGATTTGCTTGAGCAGGTCGGCGCGAATCTGATAGATGCCCTGCAATCGGTGCCCCATCGCATAGGCAAGTCCATTGGATTGGCTGCCGAGGGAGAGCTTGCCGGCGAGCTTCCCGTCCCGTCCGGTGGCGACGAATTCCGCAGCGGGCGATACGAGACCGTATGGAGCCAGCGGGCCGGACTGTTTCATCACCCGTTCTTCAGCCGGCACATTGACTACCCGGCTGACGAAGAGGTCTGCGGTCTGCTGATTGACCTTGTCGGCCGGGCGATCCTCCAACACCCACTCGCCGCTCTGATTGATCAGCACATATTGTTCCGTGGCGGTCTTGACCGACAACATCGCGATGTCGGGTGCGTCCACCCCGAGCAGCCGTTTGTCCTGCAGATTGAAGAGTTCCTTCGTGAGATCTCTGATCGCCGTGGGATTGATGCGGTAGAGGGGGGCGTCAGACGTCGTCTCGGCGATCGCCTCACCGCTTGACGGGTCCGGTTGGTACAGCTTGACCGTCTGATCGCCATCGGCGGCGTGGATGGTCACCTTCACTTTCGGTGCATGAAGGGTCTTGGCCAATGTGTCGCGTTCGGGGCCCGGATCGATGATGCCGAGTGCCTTCAAGTCTTCCAGGCGGAACAGCAGCATGCGGACTTCGTTCAAGTCGGCTTCGGCCTCGATGGGGTAGCGGATTTTCCATTTTGGTTTTGGCTTTTCATTCACGTTGTACAGCACGATTTCGGTCGTAGGATAGGTGAGACGAATACGGTCGACGTCGCCTTTGGCTATACGCAAGATATCTTTGCGTCGGAAGGTCATGAGGTTTTTATTGACGAAGTCTTTCGGCGCCATATCGGTTAGCAGCAGGGCATGGTCGGATTCCCTCAAGACATACAGAGTCGAGGATAGAGGGCCGCTGTCGCCGATGGACAGTGTTTCCTTTGCGGCGCCGGTCGTAATCGTGATCGTCGTCACAGGAGAGTCGAGCCCGAACGGCGAAAGCGTGGTCGGATTTTCTTCGACGATCCGATGCACGGATCCCGTCACAAGCGCACGGATCAGGCTTTGAACTTCACGTTGGTCTGCGTCGGTTTGCAGGGGAGAGGTGATCGTCCAGCCTTTCTCGCCGGTCCGCCCGAACACCAGTTCGCTCTGATCAGTCTTGATGGCCAACCCTGTCAGGGCCTGTTGATCCAGCAATAGGACTTTTCTCTTTTCGACCGTCTGACGTTCTTCGGTTTCCTTGGCCGGAAACTCGACGAGGTACAAGTAGAGGCCAAGACCTCCGAGAACGAGGGCCATGAGTAGGGTGGGCCAGTATCTCATGAGGATTAGAGTCGGCGCCGCTTCCGCCACACCGTTAGGCCGATCATGCACAGCAAGGCAGGAATAAGGATGACTTGCACATAGAGCAGCGTTCGTTCCTGAATCGGATTGGGAATAAAGGGTCTCAGGGCCTGGTCTCTTGGACCGATGGCAAGCAGTTCTCGATCCTCCGCCAGCCACCCTGTGGTGTGTAGAAGAAAATCACTGTTGCCTGGGAAATTGACGAAGCCGTTTGTTGCAAAGGTGCTGTTACCGATGATCACGATTCCTGGTCTTGGCTTGCCTTCAACGGGAGGTGCTTTGGGAGCCAAGGCAGCGGCCATCGGAAGCGGGCCCTTAATGTCTTCCTTTTCATTGAGACCCACGACCCGGCCCTTCAGATCCGTTTCAGCCCAACTGTTCGGGGAGGTGCGTGCAAGCGGCACGTAGTCCCAGTCCTTTCCCGTCTGCTCGTCAAAGGTGATATGTCGGGCGAGCGGAAATAGCACGGCCGCATTCAGATCTTGCGTAATTTCATGTTCGGTGAAGGTGCGGACCAGCAAGGCAGTGAGATCGCCTTGAGCGAGCCGGTCCTGCAGGTCGACAAGCACTCCGGGACCAAGTCCAAGCCCCCATCGGGACAACAAGGGGGACAGATCGGCCTGTGTGTCCGGATCCACCATGAGCAGCAGTCGGCCTCCCGCGTCCACGTATGTGCGGATACGGTCCAGCTCATCCGACGTAATCGGCTTACGGGGCCCCGCCAGTGCGAGGATCGCCGTGCCGTCCGGCACCGAAGGTTGCGATAACAGACTGATTGAGTCGATTTGGTAGCCCTGTCTGATCAGCAGCTCCTTGGCGGAAGAGAAACCTGTTCGTTCCCGGTCCGTGAGACTGTGTTCTCCGTGGCCTTCCAGGAAAAGAATGCGCTTTTTCTCGTCCCGCGAAACGCGCATGAGCGCGCCGGTCAATTCCGCTTCCGATGGATTGGTCACGCGGACCGTCTGTGTGCCGCTTTCGAAAATGGCCGTGTCGGTTCTGGTGATCCCATAGGATTGCGCTGCCTTGGGCTGGCGTTCCGGGTCGATGAATTCGACGGCCAGCTTGGGACTTGCCTGTCGATAACTGTCAAGCCGTTCTTTGTAAGACTGATATCCCGCATCTTTTTCTCTTGTGAAGACGGTGACCTTTACGTCGCGTGGCAGGCTGCGTAGAACCCGATGGGTCTGAGGCGCAAGCGAAAAGTTCTGATTTTCAGAGAGATCCCACCGAACCGAGTGGCGGGCCGACAGAAAGTTGATGATCGCCAGAATCGCCACCAGCAAGAGAGTCAGAATCAGGCTGTTGGCCCCGAGCCGCGTGGACCGACGGGACGAAAAGCTCTTGAGCGATTGAAAATGGACGATGAAGAATGCAACCAGGCAGACCAGCGCCAGCCCTTCTACAACCGTCACGAGCCACAGCTTCTCGGGTGCGAGGCTGTAGGCGACCAGGCCGGCGACCGCCAGGGCCGTTCCCAATACACCCAGTGGCAGGGTTCTGAGGTTCATCTCCATCTGGTGGAATCGACGACGCGATGAGTAAGAAACAACAATAGAATGATCGCGGTGGCAAAGTAGACGAGGTCCTTCGTGTCCACGAGACCGCGCACCAGGTGGTCGTAGTGCTCCATGAACGAGACGTAGGAAATGATCTGACCTGCCGTGGTATCGCCCAGCAGGGAGCCCATACCGGCGAGGAGCCACAGGAGCAGTAAGAGACCGAAACTGACGAACGCCGCGACGATCTGATTCTCGGTCAGCGCAGACGCGAGGAGCCCCACGCTGAGAAACAATGCGCCGAGTAACGCCAACCCCAGATAGCCGGTCAACACGGGGTGCCAGTCGAAATCGCTGAAGAGCGACAGGGTCAGCGGGATGAGGCTTGTCCATGCGAGCAAGCCCAGGAAAACCAGGAATACGCTTACGAACTTCCCGGCGACGATCTCGTTCAGTCCGGCGGGGGAGGTCATCAGGAACTCAAAGGTCCGAAGCTTCCGCTCTTCCGCGAAGAGTCGCATGGTGAGGATTGGCAGAATGATCAGGAGAACGAATCGCACGCTTGCAAAGAGATTGCGGAAGATGAGGTCGTTGAGGTTGATCTGCGCCTGGCCGCCCTGGATCTGCATCAACTGGATCGCTTGGGCGCCTGCGAACACGATGTACAGATAGGCCAGCAGTCCGACGATGAGCAGGAACACCGCTCCGACGACATAGACGACCGGCGACACGAAATACGAGCGTAGCTCTTTGGCAACGATGGCGCCGACCGGCGTCATGATGAGGTCTCCGCGCGTTCCATGGGTTCGAGTTCCGTCTGGCCGGATCCTTGCCCCGGTTCGCCCATGCTTTCCTCGTGGCGCGTGAGACGGAGAAAGACGTCTTCCAACGTCATGGAAACCGGCTTGAGTTCAACAAGGCCCCAGCCGCTGTTCACGGCAAGACGGCCGACGTCTTCTCGAATGTCGTGACCCAGTTCGGATTCCAGAAGGAAGCCGCCCCCTTCACCGCCGGCAAGGACATGTTGCACGCCGGGGATCTCCTTGAACCGGGCTTCGACGTCGCCTGGCGGCCGCTTGAGCACCACTGAGATTTTTTCCGAGTTGCGCAAGCGGGCGGAGAGTTGATCGGGTGTGTCTTCGGCGACGATACGTCCGGCGCTGATGATCACCACGCGCTGACAGACGGCGGTCGCTTCAGGAAGAATATGCGTGCTGAGGATGACCGAGTGTGATCCCGCCAGGCTTCTGATCAATTCCCGTATCTCAATGATTTGCTTTGGGTCCAACCCCACTGTCGGCTCATCAAGAATCAACACGGGCGGATCGTGAACCAGGGCTTGAGCCAGTCCCACGCGCTGCCGATAGCCCCGAGAAAGATTGCCGATCAATCGATGCCGGACCGGCCCCAATCCCAACCGCTCTACTTCGCGGTTGATTGCCGCGGTGAGAGTGTTGCTCGTCAGGCCGCGGAGTTGCCCAACGAATCGAAGGTACTCATCGACCGTTAACTCTTGATAGACGGGCGGGGTTTCCGGCAAATAGCCAATCCGCCGTTTCACTTCCAACGGTTGATCCTGACAGTCGTAGCCTGCGATCCGTGCCGATCCTTCCGTGGCCGGAAGGAAGCAGGTAAGGATCCGCATGGTCGTCGTCTTGCCGGCTCCATTGGGGCCCAGAAAGGCGAGCACCTCTCCTTTGGCGACGGAGAAGGTCACTCGGTCAATGGCGGTATGCTGTCCGTATCGCTTGGTGACTTGCTGAACGTCAATCATCTGTCGTCGCTGGTGTGCTGTCGGCTGAACGGAAATCGTCGAGGTCTATACAGGCGGGCTACTCATCACCGTTGGTCCATGTAAAAGACAGGGCATCTTACTCATCGGACAGAGGGCAGTCAATATCGTTGCGCGAGATGTAAGTTAGCCATTGGGAGGACTCCGGCAGTATAGACGGCAGCTTTACACGCGCCGAGCATCCTGTTAGAGTCCACCACACTCCGAACGACTTCCGGCAATGAGAGACAGAATCGTCACGCCGACTTGGCGTTGGGTTTCCACAGCGGTGATGGCGATTTCGATTGGGTTGCTGTGCGTCCCCCTCGTTCAGGCCGCTCAGGGTCGCACGTACAAGGTACAAGGGATTGTCATTGGGGTGACCTCGAATCAGTCTCCGCAACTGATTGTCGTCAATACCCCGATCACTCCCAAGAATTTCATGACCGTCGGCGCCACCGTTACGGCTCAGACCAAGATTCTACGGGGGCAGAAAAAGGTTCCGCTCCATAGTATTCGGGTAGGCGAGAGCGTCTGGCTCACGTATATAAAGAGTCCCGAAGGCCTGCTCGCCAGGATGATCCAAGCCAAGGGCTGATGAGTTCCTGGGCGGGAGCCAATGCGGCCTTTGGGATGACGGGGGAGTCTGGGCGCATCCCCGCACATGTGATGCTATGTGATTAATCCCGGCTCCAGCCGAACGTAGGGGGCGGGGACTACGCTGTCGGTATTGTTGAACGGCAGCGCTGGCTTTAGGTTGAACCGTGAGAGTCAAAGCCATCGGTTCAACCGGATAGAGGTGACGACATGACCGTTCATGCAACGCCATCACCGTGTACTGCCGCTCTGGCCGTCGCTCTGGGCGCTTGGTGCCTCGTGGGCGGCTGTTCTTGGATTCCGAAGGGTGATTCCCAATTCGACGCCGGTATCAAGGATCGCGGCATCGCCTCATGGTATGGCGAACCGTTCCATGGCAGGCAGGCCGCAGACGGGACCATTTATGATATGGAAGGGTTGACCGCCGCTCATCGCACGATGCCCCTGGGGAGCGTGGTCCGTGTGACCAATCTGACCAATGGTAAGTATGTCTATGTTCGGATCACGGATCGCGGTCCCTATGTCAACGGCCGAATCTTGGATCTTTCACATGCCGCAGCGGTGCGAGTGGGCATGGTAAAGGGGGGGCTGTCGCTGGTCCAGGTTGAAATCGTCGGAGAGCGGCGGCCGGATGCGCTGCTCTCCTCCGATGCGGTCGCGGCATTGTCCCTTGCCAGGATCGTCAGGGCCGATTCGACGGCACAGCCCGACGGCGTCGCGCTCGGCGCTCCTCATCGGCCCCGTCCCGGCGATTTGTGGACTCGGCGAAGAAACCTGAGCGTTCCGGCGACATTGGCGGCAGATCATACGGCGCATGTCCAGCTTGCCGCGCTTGTTCTCGACTAATCCGGTACGGTCTCCCGGCTCCCGTTGACAGCGCCTAAAGCGGTCCACTAGACTGCGGCGGATGTGCTTGATGCGGGGGCTCGGGACGTTTCAAATTCCCCCGGCTCAATTTCTTCGAGAATGATCCAGAGAACTTGACGGAAGGCGGAGGTTTGTCATGGCGAAAAAGGGGACGGAATCGGACGAATCGCGGCTCAAGAAAAAAGTCGCCACG from Nitrospira japonica harbors:
- a CDS encoding DUF4340 domain-containing protein, with the protein product MRYWPTLLMALVLGGLGLYLYLVEFPAKETEERQTVEKRKVLLLDQQALTGLAIKTDQSELVFGRTGEKGWTITSPLQTDADQREVQSLIRALVTGSVHRIVEENPTTLSPFGLDSPVTTITITTGAAKETLSIGDSGPLSSTLYVLRESDHALLLTDMAPKDFVNKNLMTFRRKDILRIAKGDVDRIRLTYPTTEIVLYNVNEKPKPKWKIRYPIEAEADLNEVRMLLFRLEDLKALGIIDPGPERDTLAKTLHAPKVKVTIHAADGDQTVKLYQPDPSSGEAIAETTSDAPLYRINPTAIRDLTKELFNLQDKRLLGVDAPDIAMLSVKTATEQYVLINQSGEWVLEDRPADKVNQQTADLFVSRVVNVPAEERVMKQSGPLAPYGLVSPAAEFVATGRDGKLAGKLSLGSQSNGLAYAMGHRLQGIYQIRADLLKQIPSKKELLGSAKEGESSVH
- a CDS encoding GldG family protein — encoded protein: MNLRTLPLGVLGTALAVAGLVAYSLAPEKLWLVTVVEGLALVCLVAFFIVHFQSLKSFSSRRSTRLGANSLILTLLLVAILAIINFLSARHSVRWDLSENQNFSLAPQTHRVLRSLPRDVKVTVFTREKDAGYQSYKERLDSYRQASPKLAVEFIDPERQPKAAQSYGITRTDTAIFESGTQTVRVTNPSEAELTGALMRVSRDEKKRILFLEGHGEHSLTDRERTGFSSAKELLIRQGYQIDSISLLSQPSVPDGTAILALAGPRKPITSDELDRIRTYVDAGGRLLLMVDPDTQADLSPLLSRWGLGLGPGVLVDLQDRLAQGDLTALLVRTFTEHEITQDLNAAVLFPLARHITFDEQTGKDWDYVPLARTSPNSWAETDLKGRVVGLNEKEDIKGPLPMAAALAPKAPPVEGKPRPGIVIIGNSTFATNGFVNFPGNSDFLLHTTGWLAEDRELLAIGPRDQALRPFIPNPIQERTLLYVQVILIPALLCMIGLTVWRKRRRL
- a CDS encoding ABC transporter permease; protein product: MTPVGAIVAKELRSYFVSPVVYVVGAVFLLIVGLLAYLYIVFAGAQAIQLMQIQGGQAQINLNDLIFRNLFASVRFVLLIILPILTMRLFAEERKLRTFEFLMTSPAGLNEIVAGKFVSVFLVFLGLLAWTSLIPLTLSLFSDFDWHPVLTGYLGLALLGALFLSVGLLASALTENQIVAAFVSFGLLLLLWLLAGMGSLLGDTTAGQIISYVSFMEHYDHLVRGLVDTKDLVYFATAIILLLFLTHRVVDSTRWR
- a CDS encoding ABC transporter ATP-binding protein; translation: MIDVQQVTKRYGQHTAIDRVTFSVAKGEVLAFLGPNGAGKTTTMRILTCFLPATEGSARIAGYDCQDQPLEVKRRIGYLPETPPVYQELTVDEYLRFVGQLRGLTSNTLTAAINREVERLGLGPVRHRLIGNLSRGYRQRVGLAQALVHDPPVLILDEPTVGLDPKQIIEIRELIRSLAGSHSVILSTHILPEATAVCQRVVIISAGRIVAEDTPDQLSARLRNSEKISVVLKRPPGDVEARFKEIPGVQHVLAGGEGGGFLLESELGHDIREDVGRLAVNSGWGLVELKPVSMTLEDVFLRLTRHEESMGEPGQGSGQTELEPMERAETSS
- a CDS encoding septal ring lytic transglycosylase RlpA family protein encodes the protein MTVHATPSPCTAALAVALGAWCLVGGCSWIPKGDSQFDAGIKDRGIASWYGEPFHGRQAADGTIYDMEGLTAAHRTMPLGSVVRVTNLTNGKYVYVRITDRGPYVNGRILDLSHAAAVRVGMVKGGLSLVQVEIVGERRPDALLSSDAVAALSLARIVRADSTAQPDGVALGAPHRPRPGDLWTRRRNLSVPATLAADHTAHVQLAALVLD